Proteins encoded within one genomic window of Solibaculum mannosilyticum:
- a CDS encoding 3-phosphoglycerate dehydrogenase family protein, which translates to MYRIQTLNKISPKGLANLDENYEVSDTMENPDAILVRSASMHEMEMPASLKAIARAGAGTNNIPVDQCAEAGIVVFNTPGANANAVKELVIAGMLLCSRKVVDGIEWAKSLKGNGDQVGKMVEKGKSSFVGPEIAGKKLGVIGLGAIGVRVANAAAALDMEVFGYDPYLSVDAAWGLSSRITHAKSLEEIYRECDYITIHVPQTPDTKGMINAEAIASMKEGVRILNFARGGLVNEADLIAGLESGKVAAYVTDFPSDALLDVKGVIPLPHLGASTPESEENCACMAALQVKDFLENGNIINSVNFPRVEMARSAGCTRICIIHRNLPNVLSHITESVSSIGLNIENMQSHSKKDYAYAILDVTGDVTADVLKKIDDKDFIVRIWTL; encoded by the coding sequence ATGTATCGTATTCAAACGTTAAATAAGATCTCGCCCAAGGGCTTAGCCAACCTGGATGAGAACTATGAAGTATCCGACACCATGGAAAATCCCGACGCCATTTTAGTGCGTTCGGCTTCCATGCATGAGATGGAAATGCCTGCATCCCTGAAGGCCATCGCCCGCGCCGGCGCCGGCACCAACAATATCCCGGTAGATCAGTGCGCTGAGGCCGGTATCGTGGTATTCAATACCCCCGGCGCCAATGCAAACGCCGTCAAGGAATTGGTGATCGCCGGTATGCTGTTGTGCTCCCGCAAGGTTGTGGACGGCATCGAGTGGGCCAAATCCCTCAAGGGCAACGGCGATCAGGTGGGCAAGATGGTGGAAAAGGGCAAGAGCTCTTTTGTCGGCCCGGAAATCGCCGGTAAAAAATTGGGCGTCATCGGCTTGGGCGCCATCGGCGTGCGGGTGGCAAATGCCGCCGCCGCATTGGACATGGAGGTGTTCGGTTACGATCCCTACCTGTCGGTAGACGCCGCCTGGGGGCTCTCCAGCCGCATTACCCATGCCAAATCTCTGGAAGAAATCTATCGCGAGTGCGATTATATCACCATCCATGTCCCCCAGACACCCGATACCAAGGGCATGATCAACGCCGAAGCCATCGCCTCCATGAAGGAAGGCGTACGCATCCTCAACTTTGCCCGCGGCGGCCTGGTCAACGAAGCTGATCTCATCGCCGGCCTGGAAAGCGGCAAAGTAGCGGCTTATGTCACAGACTTCCCGTCCGACGCTTTGTTGGATGTGAAGGGTGTTATCCCGCTGCCTCATCTGGGCGCCTCCACCCCTGAGTCGGAAGAGAACTGCGCCTGCATGGCCGCCCTCCAGGTCAAGGACTTCCTGGAAAACGGCAATATCATCAACTCAGTCAACTTCCCCCGCGTGGAGATGGCACGTTCCGCCGGCTGCACCCGTATCTGCATCATCCATCGCAATCTGCCAAACGTGTTGAGCCACATCACGGAATCTGTTTCCTCCATTGGCCTCAACATTGAAAACATGCAGAGCCATTCCAAGAAAGATTACGCTTATGCCATTCTGGACGTCACCGGCGACGTGACGGCCGATGTGCTCAAAAAGATCGACGATAAGGACTTTATTGTCCGCATCTGGACCCTGTAA
- the serC gene encoding 3-phosphoserine/phosphohydroxythreonine transaminase: MSRVYNFSAGPSMLPESVLKRAADEMLDYHGCGQSVMEMSHRSKIYGSIIEAAEADLRQIMGIPDNYKVLFLQGGASSQFAMVPLNLMNGSGKADYVITGQWAKKAFAEGSRYGEAKAVASSADKTFSYIPKLDPSTFTKDADYFHICMNNTIYGTKFHQLPETGDVPLVADFSSCILSEPVDVSKFGVIYAGAQKNCGPAGLTIVIIREDLIGKARDITPTMFNYQTHADNGSMFNTPPCYAIYIFGLVLQWIKDEIGGLDAMKARNEAKAAVLYDFLDNSKLFRGTVVKEDRSLMNAPFVTGDADMDAKFVKAAEAAGFVNLKGHRSVGGMRASIYNAMPMEGVEKLVAFMKDFEANA; the protein is encoded by the coding sequence ATGAGCAGAGTTTATAATTTTTCGGCCGGCCCTTCTATGCTGCCCGAATCGGTGCTGAAACGCGCCGCAGATGAAATGTTGGATTACCACGGCTGTGGTCAGTCGGTTATGGAAATGTCCCATCGCTCTAAGATCTACGGCTCGATCATCGAGGCTGCCGAGGCCGATCTGCGCCAGATTATGGGCATTCCGGACAACTACAAGGTCCTGTTTTTGCAGGGCGGCGCCTCCTCCCAGTTCGCTATGGTGCCCCTCAACCTGATGAACGGTTCCGGCAAAGCCGATTATGTCATCACCGGCCAGTGGGCTAAAAAAGCGTTTGCCGAAGGCAGCCGTTACGGCGAAGCCAAGGCTGTGGCGTCCTCGGCCGACAAGACCTTCTCCTACATCCCCAAGCTGGATCCGTCCACCTTCACCAAGGATGCCGACTACTTCCACATCTGCATGAACAACACCATCTACGGCACCAAGTTCCATCAGCTGCCGGAAACCGGCGACGTGCCGCTGGTAGCCGACTTCTCCTCCTGCATCCTGTCGGAACCGGTGGATGTGTCTAAATTCGGCGTGATCTACGCCGGCGCTCAGAAAAACTGCGGTCCTGCCGGCCTGACCATCGTTATTATCCGTGAAGACCTCATCGGCAAAGCACGTGACATCACCCCCACCATGTTCAATTACCAGACCCATGCCGACAACGGCTCCATGTTTAACACCCCGCCCTGCTACGCCATCTATATTTTCGGCCTGGTGCTCCAGTGGATCAAGGATGAAATCGGCGGTCTGGACGCTATGAAGGCTCGCAATGAAGCAAAAGCCGCTGTGCTTTACGATTTCTTGGATAACTCCAAGCTGTTCCGCGGCACGGTTGTGAAGGAAGACCGTTCCCTCATGAACGCTCCCTTTGTCACCGGCGACGCCGATATGGACGCTAAATTCGTCAAGGCTGCCGAAGCCGCTGGTTTCGTCAACCTGAAGGGCCACCGTTCGGTAGGCGGTATGCGTGCCTCCATCTACAATGCCATGCCCATGGAAGGTGTGGAGAAGTTGGTCGCCTTCATGAAGGATTTCGAGGCCAACGCCTAA